One Monomorium pharaonis isolate MP-MQ-018 chromosome 4, ASM1337386v2, whole genome shotgun sequence DNA segment encodes these proteins:
- the LOC105833312 gene encoding small lysine-rich protein 1 isoform X3 → MAGGKGKKKANIKTNGKNNGKNSKGGNGGKSKGSKKSRRSGGKARFAMDIFNEEVMENAYYTCHNIMDVLKCRGFPWPDAQKKKGKRKK, encoded by the coding sequence ATGGCGGGTGGTAAAGGTAAAAAGAAGGCTAATATAAAGAcgaatggaaaaaataatggaaaaaacaGTAAAGGTGGCAATGGTGGCAAAAGTAAAGGATCAAAGAAGTCGAGGAGAAGCGGTGGAAAAGCACGATTCGCCATGGACATCTTTAACGAGGAAGTGATGGAAAATGCTTATTACACATGCCATAATATCATGGATGTGCTCAAGTGCCGAGGTTTTCCATGGCCAGATGCTCAGAAGAagaagggaaagagaaagaaataa
- the LOC105833312 gene encoding small lysine-rich protein 1 isoform X1 has translation MATRLRPSVHLQIWRSATQGFVGINRITMAGGKGKKKANIKTNGKNNGKNSKGGNGGKSKGSKKSRRSGGKARFAMDIFNEEVMENAYYTCHNIMDVLKCRGFPWPDAQKKKGKRKK, from the exons ATGGCAACACGTTTAAGGCCAAGTGTGCACCTACAGATTTGGAGGTCGGCGACTCAAGGCTTCGTAG GTATTAATCGCATAACAATGGCGGGTGGTAAAGGTAAAAAGAAGGCTAATATAAAGAcgaatggaaaaaataatggaaaaaacaGTAAAGGTGGCAATGGTGGCAAAAGTAAAGGATCAAAGAAGTCGAGGAGAAGCGGTGGAAAAGCACGATTCGCCATGGACATCTTTAACGAGGAAGTGATGGAAAATGCTTATTACACATGCCATAATATCATGGATGTGCTCAAGTGCCGAGGTTTTCCATGGCCAGATGCTCAGAAGAagaagggaaagagaaagaaataa
- the LOC105833317 gene encoding adenosine deaminase 2, with product MARIVLFMTILTCAIFMQAVDATIMIQRLLRKSIQPNIYWQIRQQLQMNEKRQSLGGELELNPIEIKANEVLMKAKRREIYDGFITGDSFLPSHNFMEVIPKIEKSEVFKILRDMPKGAVLHAHSTAIVSFEFRFNLTYRENLYVCDKNGTLQLKFFNKTDNDCDWKLLSEVRQNLTQADAINDRIKRSMTMVTENPKSVYTTVDKAWLRFRSVFNFMKQIITYRPVYEDMLYRNLQEMYDDNVMYAEIRSSLSSVYDFDGKKYGPLEMMQINKDITDRFVKDHPDFIGAKIIYAPSRNADQQQMDYYLNTMTQLKYFYPDSIAGFDLVSQEDRGKPLVEFADKLNAVDPKIQFFFHSGETNWNGVSTDLNLFDAFLLNTKRIGHGYALTKHPLLWKLVQQLDIAVEVCPISNQVLGLVEDMRNHPAASLFASGSPVVVSSDDPGIWGAKGLSYDFYEAFMGIMSANSDLRSLKQLAINSLKYSSLSKLEIRNALWQWQFKWDAFVANLAKLA from the exons ATGGCTAGGATAGTTTTATTCATGACGATCTTGACCTGTGCGATCTTCATGCAAGCTGTCGATGCCACTATAATGATACAACGGTTGCTACGAAAGTCCATACAACCTAACATATACTGGCAAATACGACAACAACTGCAGATGAATGAGAAGCGACAGTCCCTGGGCGGCGAATTGGAACTCAATCCCATCGAGATCAAAGCCAATGAAGTCCTAATGAAGGCCAAGCGTCGAGAAATCTATGATG GTTTTATCACCGGCGATAGCTTTCTGCCATCGCACAATTTTATGGAAGTAATACCAAAAATTGAGAAATCCGAAGTGTTCAAGATCCTGCGCGACATGCCCAAGGGCGCTGTTCTTCATGCTCACTCGACCGCCATAGTCTCGTTTGAATTTCGGTTCAACTTAACTTATCGCGAGAACCTGTACGTATGCGACAAGAACGGCACGCTGCAGCTCAAGTTCTTTAACAAGACAGATAACGATTGCGACTGGAAATTACTGAGCGAAGTACGACAAAATCTAACCCAGGCTGATGCTATTAACGATAGGATCAAACGATCCATGACCATGGTCACAGAAAATCCGAAAAGCGTCTACACTACTGTCGACAAGGCATGGCTGAGGTTCAGAAGTGTCTTTAATTTCATGAAACAAATCATAACGTACCGACCCGTCTACGAGGATATGTTATATCGTAATCTCCAGGAGATGTACGACGACAATGTGATGTACGCGGAGATACGATCGTCGCTGTCATCGGTATACGATTTCGACGGCAAGAAGTACGGACCGCTGGAAATGATGCAGATTAACAAGGACATCACCGACAG GTTTGTTAAGGATCATCCCGATTTCATCGGcgcgaaaattatatatgcacCGAGCCGTAACGCCGATCAACAACAGATGGACTACTATCTAAACACAATGACgcagttaaaatatttctatccgGATAGCATAGCGGGTTTTGACTTGGTCAGCCAAGAAGATAGAGGGAAACCGCTTGTCGAATTCGCTGATAAATTGAACGCCGTTGATCCGAAAATTCAATTCTTCTTCCATTCCGGCGAGACCAATTGGAATGGAGTGTCGACCGATTTAAATCTCTTCGACGCTTTCTTGCTCAACACCAAACGCATCGGACACGG ATACGCGTTAACAAAACACCCGCTTCTATGGAAACTCGTGCAGCAATTAGATATCGCAGTGGAGGTCTGTCCGATCTCGAATCAGGTTCTCGGTCTTGTGGAGGACATGCGGAATCATCCCGCGGCCAGTCTATTCGCATCAGGATCGCCCGTAGTGGTCTCCAGTGATGACCCCGGTATCTGGGGCGCCAAGGGACTGTCCTACGACTTTTACGAGGCCTTCATGGGTATCATGAGCGCGAATTCGGATCTCAGAAGTCTTAAACAATTGGCGATAAATTCATTGAAATACAGCAGCTTGAGCAAACTAGAGATACGGAATGCGCTGTGGCAATGGCAGTTTAAGTGGGATGCCTTCGTAGCTAATCTAGCCAAACTAGCCTAA
- the LOC105833310 gene encoding structural maintenance of chromosomes protein 5, which yields MDNRENGIITYIYLENFVTYDKIIVKPGRYLNVIIGPNGSGKSTIVAAIVLGLGGKPSIIGRAQHVGEYVKYGQNSAKIEIHLKNGSKRDSVVTRIFSKEGKSTWMINGVQATVKTVQEFTTSLNIQVDNLCQFLPQDKVQDFSKMDPQALLENTERSVGDPKLLEYHLELKNQRTTFKKLESDVSNTKRILESKIQRRDGLQQTVATIKERKLIKKKITTLKQKRAWMQYDQMRRKLVESKKTRDQAARQMQSIETELHPLNEKIEKTKSDIAKLKTSINDYNNKVQTKNKKLKNIMNEILNCENKIKDVEETCSRQIQTEQNRDQEINLAQQQKSKLENDFSLVINEFGSEESLTQQLKNIVANMEEHREITNNLTTKDVSLKHEDKNLNREISYVQAELQNLNIDVKRLELLKQRDVNAYKAVLWLKENQDKFSATVYQPMLLNINVKEVSYAKYLENIIPPRDLVAFACEDKRDMNLLLKYLRDQQKLKVNVVHSDPMKRISMQPNIPIENVKRFGFKHYLAELIEAPASIMKYLISMYRLHNIPVGTNEVENNTNYIPRNLSCYFSENNIYSVSTSKYTNEISTRISRVNGNGMLSIVTDKTKLQKLQERLQNFQEKRDQIAIQIKEIETKMHEETKALDEYRASRKKYQQNIQNIQALKSRIHIAENKIKQMETERMSIDDIKATCTKEIKAIIKKQLKMYKEFNSVLQEYFDCNTSNAEVKFAMTLLQQTLMAKENAAEELKDKFLTAERIFKQHDEEYQPLRRETERLYNEALVLTSNLNPQDKAFKLFNKAFEKLPATIAEINNELNVAQAKVFCMAKNVDAENILREYEEMQASIQNLTEFIKENTIELEQMTKRIEKLKEKWLKPLEQLVEKINSNFSSYFFAMDCAGEVTLSHGENVLDFDQYGLKIKVKFRDADELQELTRHFQSGGERTVTTAIYMIALQELSRVPFRCVDEINQGMDAVNEKRVFDLLVKMTGRLGSSQYFLLTPKLLPDLTYTETVTVHCVFNGSVKADDQEFSFDIEDYCNSLIDSAN from the exons ATGGATAACAGAGAGAATGGAATTATCACCTACATATATctggaaaattttgt GACTTATGACAAGATAATAGTGAAGCCTGGAAGATATCTCAATGTGATTATCGGACCTAATGGTTCCGGCAAGTCAACCATCGTTGCTGCTATAGTTCTCGGTTTAGGAGGCAAGCCCAGCATCATAGGGCGGGCTCAACATGTAGGAGAATACGTAAAGTATGGGCAGAATTCAGCAAAAATAGAAATTCATCTGAAAAACGGCTCTAAACGAGATTCTGTGGTAACAAGGATATTTAGTAAGGAAGGAAAATCCACGTGGATGATTAATGGTGTTCAAGCAACTGTAAAAACTGTACAGGAATTCACAACCAGTCTTAATATCCAG gTTGACAATCTTTGTCAGTTCTTGCCCCAAGATAAAGTACAAGATTTCTCAAAAATGGATCCTCAAGCATTATTGGAAAATACAGAAAGGTCTGTCGGAGATCCAAAACTTCTTGAGTATCATCTGGAATTGAAAAACCAAAGAACCACTTTTAAGAAACTAGAATCTGATGTAAGCAATACAAAACGGATATTAGAATCTAAAATTCAGAGGCGTGATGGGCTACAACAAACAGTTGCAacaataaaagagagaaagttaataaagaaaaagataacaaCACTGAAACAAAAAAGAGCATGGATGCAATATGATCAAATGCGGAGGAAGCTAGTAGag TCAAAGAAAACTAGAGATCAAGCAGCAAGACAAATGCAATCAATAGAAACAGAATTACATCCGTTAAAtgaaaagattgaaaaaacaaaatctgacattgcaaaattaaaaacttcaatAAATGATTAT aacAATAAAGTTCAaactaagaataaaaaattgaaaaacataatGAATGAGATTCTTAACTGtgaaaataagattaaagatGTTGAAGAAACATGTTCTCGACAGATTCAAACAGAACAGAATCGAGATCAAGAGATTAATCTCGCGCAGCAGCAGAAAAGCAAATTAGAAAACGACTTTTCCCTCGTGATTAATGAATTTGGATCAG AGGAAAGTTTAACGCAGCAACTGAAAAATATAGTAGCTAATATGGAGGAACATAGAGAAATTACTAATAATCTTACCACTAAAGATGTATCATTGAAGCACGAGGATAAAAACCTTAACCGTGAAATAagtt ATGTACAAGCAGAACTCCAGAATCTTAATATTGATGTGAAACGATTagaattattgaaacaaaGAGATGTGAATGCATACAAAGCTGTACTTTGGTTAAAAGAGAACCAAGATAAATTTTCAGCGACAGTGTATCAGCCCATGTTGCTCAACATTAACGTAAAAGAAGTttcatatgcaaaatatttagaaaatataataccgCCTCGAGATCTAGTTGCATTTGCATGCGAAGATAAACGCGATATGAATTTACTTTTGAAGTATTTGAGGGATCAACAGAAACTGAAGGTTAATGTAGTACATTCCGATCCAATGAAAAGAATCTCCATGCAACCAAATATACCAATAGAAAATGTTAAGAGATTTGGCTTTAAGCATTATTTAGCAGAACTTATTGAAGCACCAGCCTCTATAATGAAATATCTAATTTCAATGTATCGTTTACACAATATCCCTGTTGGAACTAATGAAGTCgagaataatacaaattacataCCTCGAAATTTAAGTTGTTATTTTAGTG aaaacaatatttactcCGTAAGTACATCTAAGTACACAAACGAAATATCGACCAGAATATCACGGGTCAATGGAAATGGAATGTTGTCTATTGTTACGGATAAAACTAAACTACAGAAACTCCAAGAAAG attacaaaattttcaagaaaaaaggGATCAAATCGCAATTCagattaaagaaatagaaacTAAAATGCATGAGGAAACTAAAGCCTTAGATGAGTATAGGGCCAGCAGgaaaaaatatcaacaaaatattcaaaacatTCAAGCGTTAAAGAGTAGAATACACATagctgaaaataaaattaaacagatGGAAACGGAACGGATGAGTATTGATGATATAAAGGCAACATGCACTAAGGAGATTAAg gctattataaagaaacaattaaaaatgtataaagaatttaattcagTTCTGCAAGAATATTTCGATTGCAATACAAGCAATGCAGAAGTTAAATTTGCAATGACATTATTACAACAAACTTTAATGGCCAAAGAAAATGCAGCCGAGGAATTGAAGGATAAATTTCTAACGGCAGAGAGGATATTTAAACAGCACGATGAAGAATATCAACCCTTAAGGAGAGAAACTGAAAGATTATATAACGAAGCACTGGTACTCACAAGTAATCTTAATCCACAAGACAAAGCGTTTAAGCTTTTTAATAAAGCTTTCGAAAAATTGCCAGCTACTATAgctgaaataaataatgaattaaatgtaGCTCAAgcaaaagttttttgtatGGCGAAGAATGTGGATGCCGAAAAT atattacgCGAATATGAAGAAATGCAAGCTAGTATTCAAAACTTAACTGAATTTATTAAGGAAAACACTATCGAACTAGAGCAAATGACAAAAAGGattgagaaattaaaagaaaaatggttAAAACCATTGGAGCAATTAGTTGAAAAGATAAACTCAAATTTTAGTTCTTACTTTTTCGCGATGGATTGTGCCGGCGAAGTTACACTCTCGCATGGAGAAAATGTT TTGGACTTTGATCAGTATGgtctaaaaattaaagtcaaaTTCCGAGATGCAGACGAATTGCAAGAGTTAACAAGGCATTTTCAGAGTGGTGGTGAAAGAACGGTAACCACCGCCATTTATATGATAGCGCTGCAAGAACTGTCGCGCGTACCTTTTCGCTGCGTTGATGAAATTAATCAG GGTATGGACGCAGTGAATGAAAAACGTGTCTTCGATTTACTCGTCAAAATGACAGGAAGGCTGGGCAGTTcccaatattttttactcacTCCAAAA CTTTTGCCAGATTTAACATATACCGAGACAGTGACAGTGCATTGCGTATTTAACGGGTCAGTTAAGGCAGATGATCAAGAGTTTTCATTTGATATAGAGGATTATTGCAATTCTTTGATCGACTcagctaattaa
- the LOC105833312 gene encoding small lysine-rich protein 1 isoform X2 — translation MYIRVHIGINRITMAGGKGKKKANIKTNGKNNGKNSKGGNGGKSKGSKKSRRSGGKARFAMDIFNEEVMENAYYTCHNIMDVLKCRGFPWPDAQKKKGKRKK, via the exons atgtatatacgtgtgcatatag GTATTAATCGCATAACAATGGCGGGTGGTAAAGGTAAAAAGAAGGCTAATATAAAGAcgaatggaaaaaataatggaaaaaacaGTAAAGGTGGCAATGGTGGCAAAAGTAAAGGATCAAAGAAGTCGAGGAGAAGCGGTGGAAAAGCACGATTCGCCATGGACATCTTTAACGAGGAAGTGATGGAAAATGCTTATTACACATGCCATAATATCATGGATGTGCTCAAGTGCCGAGGTTTTCCATGGCCAGATGCTCAGAAGAagaagggaaagagaaagaaataa
- the LOC118645392 gene encoding uncharacterized protein LOC118645392 isoform X1, translating into MFSSSPKSERVKSKVRKKWWLFRATDFQTLMYPCFIFCRILGMFPYKINGSAFEFSKAYYILTTIILGIITAAGLAVLYNIDVSGQIIYDGVPGGLQCNCYFVLGGFIIIVTYILSKPRMRLLQTTLEVSTRLPPETYGKMSRLIHAKDMIGFLFLLLQLPNCFSDYIHDFLLKMVAMYITLQVFQMDMLYMNCVCVLKACFKRINDNLVNLRELVVSEEPHLLRRVYHEQRNPFLLMELKALKKRHLILSDTVQTLNAIFSLQLLATIVMTFAEITFSLYFYIVQWQDGVPIINLEKQIWSIYYITSVTYYSIKIAFIVWACDTGKDQALQIGTTVHDVLINTSDKQVKDELQLFSLQVLHRENTFCAKGLAVDATLLTAIVGSITTYLLILIQFLVTSKSCGSRSANNTQTK; encoded by the exons ATGTTCAGTTCGTCGCCGAAGTCCGAACGAGTCAAGAGCAAAGTACGAAAAAAATGGTGGCTGTTCCGCGCAACGGACTTTCAAACCTTGATGTATCCATGTTTCATTTTCTGTCGTATTCTTGGAATGTTCCCGTACAAGATCAATGGTTCGGCCTTCGAATTTTCCAAAGCGTACTACATCTTAACGACCATCATATTAGGCATCATCACTGCTGCAGGGCTAGCGGTACTCTACAACATTGACGTTTCTGGGCAGATCATATATGACGGCGTACCTGGAGGCCTTCAGTGTAATTGCTACTTCGTACTTGGCggttttataattatcgtcACGTACATCTTGAGCAAGCCGCGGATGCGTTTGCTGCAAACCACGTTGGAGGTTTCCACGAGACTGCCCCCTGAAACGTACGGGAAGATGTCCAGGCTGATTCACGCTAAGGACATGATCGGTTTTCTCTTTCTGCTCTTGCAATTGCCGAATTGTTTCTCCGATTATATTCACGATTTCTTACTGAAGATGGTAGCAATGTACATCACCCTGCAGGTGTTTCAAATGGATATGTTGTACATGAATTGCGTTTGTGTACTGAAGGCTTGTTTTAAACGAATCAACGACAATTTGGTGAATTTGCGAGAACTCGTGGTGAGCGAGGAGCCGCATCTCCTCAGACGAGTCTACCACGAGCAGAGAAATCCGTTTCTGCTAATGGAACTTAAAGCTCTGAAGAAGCGACATCTGATACTCAGTGACACCGTGCAAACGCTGAACGCGATTTTTAGTCTGCAACTTCTCGCCACAATAGTCATGACTTTCGCCGAAATCACTTTCAGCTTGTACTTTTACATAGTGCAATGGCAAGACGGCGTACCTATTATTAACTTGGAGAAACAGATCTGGTCTATATACTATATCACGTCCGTAACATATTATTCCATAAAAATAGCGTTTATAGTATGGGCCTGCGATACCGGCAAGGATCAGGCATTACAGATCGGTACCACCGTTCACGATGTGCTTATCAACACCAGCGATAAACAAGTCAAAGATGag TTGCAATTGTTTTCCTTGCAAGTATTGCATcgtgaaaatacattttgcgCGAAGGGTCTCGCTGTGGACGCAACGCTTCTTACTGCG ATAGTGGGTAGCATCACcacgtatttattaattttaatacaattcttgGTCACATCGAAGTCTTGCGGATCGAGGTCTGCTAATAATACGcagacaaaataa
- the LOC105833311 gene encoding abhydrolase domain-containing protein 2 encodes MSTALLALFAVILCILFRILNVNSAPQRPVLVCKDQVFLTTVLKIAPTIAEPYKPTRLWGFSGHVQTIVHSIVGRVRCPWPIGERVYIGLPDGTTLTYDLYQPLTNGHEDDITIAICPGIGNSSESVYIRTFVHFVQCHGYRCAVLNHVGALSSVKITAPRIFSYGHTDDYSSMLQHLVEQHPNTKIVCIGYSLGGNLVTKYLGEHGPNKLPNIIGGISICQGYNALKGTKFLLNWQNFRRFYLYIMTESMKNLILKHKHMLLSEDVKQKCNLNERDIISAATLPELDEAYTRRVHNFRSVQELYKWSSCVFYLDNITTPMVFINAVDDPIVPEVLLNPIKEHAANRLNTLYVELAHGGHLGFYEGGFLYPNPITWLDRTLVSLVGSLTLAHADKALKAS; translated from the exons ATGTCGACGGCTTTGCTGGCCCTGTTCGCCGTGATCCTGTGCATTCTGTTCAGGATACTGAACGTGAACAGCGCGCCGCAGAGACCCGTCCTCGTCTGCAAGGACCAGGTATTCCTGACGACGGTGCTCAAGATCGCGCCGACCATCGCCGAGCC ATATAAGCCAACGAGGTTGTGGGGTTTCAGCGGCCACGTACAAACTATTGTCCACAGCATTGTAGGACGTGTTCGGTGTCCTTGGCCCATTGGAGAACGCGTGTATATCGGTCTTCCAGATGGAACCACCCTTACGTACGATCTCTATCAACCTCTGACTAATGGACATGAAG ATGATATAACGATAGCCATCTGTCCTGGCATCGGGAATAGCTCGGAGAGCGTGTATATCAGAACGTTCGTACACTTCGTGCAATGTCATGGATATCGGTGCGCGGTACTTAATCACGTCGGAGCCCTTTCGAGTGTCAAGATCACGGCACCAAGAATATTCTCTTACG GTCATACGGACGATTATAGCTCGATGTTACAACATCTAGTAGAACAGCACCCTAATACCAAAATAGTTTGTATCGGATATAGTTTAGGCGGCAATTTAGTGACGAAATATTTGGGAGAACATGGTCCCAATAAATTGCCTAATATTATAGGAGGGATATCGATTTGTCAAGGATACAATGCTctcaa aggAACGAAGTTTCTGTTAAATTGGCAGAACTTTAGACGTTTTTATCTGTATATAATGACAGAATCGATGAAGAATCTTATTCTCAAACACAAACATATGCTTCTGTCTGAGGATGTAAAACAGAAGTGTAATTTGAACGAGCGAGACATAATTTCCGCTGCGACGTTACCCGAACTGGACGAAGCTTATACGAGAAGA GTACACAACTTTAGGTCTGTACAAGAATTATACAAGTGGAGCAGTTGCGTCTTTTACCTAGACAATATCACAACACCGATGGTATTTATCAACGCGGTGGATGATCCCATCGTGCCGGAGGTGTTATTAAATCCAATTAAAGAACACGCGG CAAATCgcttaaatacattatatgtgGAACTGGCTCACGGAGGTCATCTAGGTTTTTATGAAGGAGGTTTTCTGTATCCAAATCCTATAACATGGCTAGATCGAACTCTAGTGTCCCTTGTGGGATCTCTGACACTAGCGCATGCGGACAAGGCTCTCAAAGCCTCTTAA
- the LOC118645392 gene encoding uncharacterized protein LOC118645392 isoform X2 produces the protein MFSSSPKSERVKSKVRKKWWLFRATDFQTLMYPCFIFCRILGMFPYKINGSAFEFSKAYYILTTIILGIITAAGLAVLYNIDVSGQIIYDGVPGGLQCNCYFVLGGFIIIVTYILSKPRMRLLQTTLEVSTRLPPETYGKMSRLIHAKDMIGFLFLLLQLPNCFSDYIHDFLLKMVAMYITLQVFQMDMLYMNCVCVLKACFKRINDNLVNLRELVVSEEPHLLRRVYHEQRNPFLLMELKALKKRHLILSDTVQTLNAIFSLQLLATIVMTFAEITFSLYFYIVQWQDGVPIINLEKQIWSIYYITSVTYYSIKIAFIVWACDTGKDQALQIGTTVHDVLINTSDKQVKDELQLFSLQVLHRENTFCAKGLAVDATLLTAWVASPRIY, from the exons ATGTTCAGTTCGTCGCCGAAGTCCGAACGAGTCAAGAGCAAAGTACGAAAAAAATGGTGGCTGTTCCGCGCAACGGACTTTCAAACCTTGATGTATCCATGTTTCATTTTCTGTCGTATTCTTGGAATGTTCCCGTACAAGATCAATGGTTCGGCCTTCGAATTTTCCAAAGCGTACTACATCTTAACGACCATCATATTAGGCATCATCACTGCTGCAGGGCTAGCGGTACTCTACAACATTGACGTTTCTGGGCAGATCATATATGACGGCGTACCTGGAGGCCTTCAGTGTAATTGCTACTTCGTACTTGGCggttttataattatcgtcACGTACATCTTGAGCAAGCCGCGGATGCGTTTGCTGCAAACCACGTTGGAGGTTTCCACGAGACTGCCCCCTGAAACGTACGGGAAGATGTCCAGGCTGATTCACGCTAAGGACATGATCGGTTTTCTCTTTCTGCTCTTGCAATTGCCGAATTGTTTCTCCGATTATATTCACGATTTCTTACTGAAGATGGTAGCAATGTACATCACCCTGCAGGTGTTTCAAATGGATATGTTGTACATGAATTGCGTTTGTGTACTGAAGGCTTGTTTTAAACGAATCAACGACAATTTGGTGAATTTGCGAGAACTCGTGGTGAGCGAGGAGCCGCATCTCCTCAGACGAGTCTACCACGAGCAGAGAAATCCGTTTCTGCTAATGGAACTTAAAGCTCTGAAGAAGCGACATCTGATACTCAGTGACACCGTGCAAACGCTGAACGCGATTTTTAGTCTGCAACTTCTCGCCACAATAGTCATGACTTTCGCCGAAATCACTTTCAGCTTGTACTTTTACATAGTGCAATGGCAAGACGGCGTACCTATTATTAACTTGGAGAAACAGATCTGGTCTATATACTATATCACGTCCGTAACATATTATTCCATAAAAATAGCGTTTATAGTATGGGCCTGCGATACCGGCAAGGATCAGGCATTACAGATCGGTACCACCGTTCACGATGTGCTTATCAACACCAGCGATAAACAAGTCAAAGATGag TTGCAATTGTTTTCCTTGCAAGTATTGCATcgtgaaaatacattttgcgCGAAGGGTCTCGCTGTGGACGCAACGCTTCTTACTGCG TGGGTAGCATCACcacgtatttattaa